The sequence GTTTGGAAGCTGAGTCCAAGTTGTGAAAAAAGGCAGCAAACCTTCTATAAGGTCTCGTGGTCTGACCACTGCTCAGATTGCCAGACACCAAAACCTTTTGTAGGGTCTTGCGGTCTGTCCGCCAGatgccaaaaccttctgcagaCCAACAGTCAGACGCCAGCCATTCAAGGTTGTATGTACTTAAGTAACCTTGtttggggtttcaaactttgaaagcCTAATCTTTtggcgatcttttgcaaatattttcggACCATAGTGCTCTATTAATAtttaagcatgcatcatatacacacTTCTATCgttgattatttatgcaatgcattcttgattcgtttagagagcatTATGCCAATGGTATAAGCGAGTGAAGATGACGCTGAGCAACCTGAGTTTTGTGAGAGCTGTGTGGGCGGTATCAGACAACTGCCAgaatagcaaggcaagcatctaagcatattgcaccatttagtttgaattgaatggagtcttaATTGATAAGTTGTTACTTATGTAGGTTCGTATGTTTAACGATGTCAATATCGgatttatatgggtagaacctatattgaattgcattatctctatcttgagttgttgattattcatatctttgtagccttgataacattgttgatgtctaacttaagagttattcaaaatacttagcaatgcataggtttctggtagaagtcgagcgataaTGAAAtcattgttcgtgagcttagggcttacttgttgtttacaaacacaatgacaatgatgtgggttaTATAAGATGTGAGAATGaagtgagatgtgggcggtgctagagGTATCTTTTGCACTAGAGGAGTTCCTCGAtatagttcgggagaggaactcaGATGTCATAAAcagcttgcattgtttaagcatcATGTGTTGTGGCatttggctctagcactttccgtactaaacatatgttgatctaatgataagataagccgaatacctatgtagctgtgatcatttgggcttgaTATCGATGGTGTGACCGGGCGGGCTTATAGAGACACTTGTGATTGCTCtgggagttaacctaagtgggctccATACAGAACGATgcatgattcaaatggttgagaCTAAGTGGGAAAGGTTGGCACGAGTACCCTCTTGGGTGGGCCTATGTGGTTACTCAAACCGTATAgtcctcgagtcatgtgggtaaagttgtaccctcctgtagggtgtaagaataattcaaattgccacGCTCAAGCATGGACATATTTCTCTCCATTTGTAGCATTCGTATAGTTGCGAATGTAGGATGTATGGTATGGTTGGATGAGatgggtttgagatggtttgttTTACAGTTATGTTCATGAGATAGTTCTATTTACATTCATATGCAAGTTGACGGTCACAGAGTATAAATgtatatgtggttaagtatAATTGCTCACATATAGGTGTTAAAATAGCCTACATatgtgaatttacttaaccttgtggcttacttgtcggtgaatcaggaaccaggggtccccgaatcccgaggccaggccagcaatccgccgtGTGGCACCTTCCCGCagggttcatctccgcgaggtacgaaaagactaagtcccgggagagggtgcttggggccacaagcagtagtccccgagtacccgggttccccgatgatctgcgaagactaagtgaccgggaagagagtgctcggggagacgaacagtgacccccgagcacccaagtcccccgacgaccaggagagccgaGTACTGGGAAGGGCGCgcccggggctgcgaacagtggccccccgggcagCCGAGTActccgaggacccaagaaagatagttccgagagagagtgctcggggctgcgaacagcggcccccgagcactcggttccccgagaacccgaaCAGctaattccgggagagagcgctcggggccatgaacagtagcccccgagcactcggtttcccgaggaccaagagagtgtgtttccgggagagagtgctcgggggtcaccccgagcacttggttccccgatgGCCCAAGGAGTTTCCCGTCgatggcccccacaggggttcagcgatgaggtgtcagccggtgaaaggcccgataccgtatttaagagcgcgcatggcctgtcacctccaactactcctgccacgctcggtgtcagtccctgccatattctggcagaagggcgtgggggacatttaatgcacgggtcccatcccgcgtcatccggcgcgcctcgggatagcgtcgcGAAGCCcgaggtgccccgcctgccgctctgctgtggcaggcgttcAAGACAGAacgggcacgctgggccgctcTACGGCTGCCTGGTGgaccctctccacggtgcccgttgccatCGCCAttatgacgaccgaagaccggGCGAGGGGctcgttttcaaccccccgtcacttcgcgcagaggacATGATGACTCtcttttcatttatggtgtcttggaactctaAAGATTATTAATTTAATCATTAGCAAGTAGTAATGTCGGAGGGTATTTAAGGCAGGGCACGAGTTCCCTCCGACATTACTACTTGCTAATGATTAAATTAATAATCTTTAGAGTCAGATTATTATatatacccattatggattaagtcgtgtgagtaccttcgtactcatactGCTTTTTCAAGTTTCATAGGTGAaaaggagctcgtgtttggctacttcatgcccaccGATGTAGGTGACggaaatgagtagtgcaaactactcgtatGACGAGGCTTTTGAGTGGAGTCTAAAGGTATATGACTTCATCTAGTTTTTGTTGGTTTACAAATATTAATTTTCTGTTACGtagtttttagttttgattAGCAGGTAGCTTTTCTGAAGTCCTTCTGGctttcttttgatgtaaattattgtaaatagttaaatatttaaaaatttataatataatttaatgactcattttttaaatttataatataatttaattactctgTGATGGTGTCGtccttctcttttgttgtcggGTCAAGCTGCCGTGGCGCCGCCGTCTCTTCTGTCGTCGGCTCGAGCTACTGATGGAGTGGCCCCTTCTGTTGTCGGCTCAGGCTGCTGATGGTGCCGCCCCCATTTCTTCTGTTGCCGGTTTTGTTCCTTGCTGCTGTGTTGCAGTCTGCTGGCACCGCTAAACATAAATGGCAGAAAATATTACTCCTATTGCTACACAAGGAGACAAAAGGACATATATATACTGAGATATCCCGTGATAAACAGTTGGTGCAGTAAATAATGGACACACAAAATCTCTTGGAGCATCCCATGGCCATTTGTTTATCAGACATCCCCTGCTACCACCTCTGCACAATATCTACACTAAAATCTGTGGGTCttagacagagagagagagagagttgcttGATTCACCGTGAGAGACAGAGCGGGAGAGCTGCAACTCCCCACCAATAGTACGCTTTGCAAGTTGCGGCGAGCACGAACCCCAAGGCAAAACCAGGCGGAAGCAGCAAAACAGAGCATCCGAAAGCAGGACTGCAGGAGCAACCAGCTGCTCCGTTCAAGAGCCAGAGGGAGAAGCACAGGAAGCCATGGCCCATCCCTTCTTCCGCCTCCCTTTGCTCCTCCTACTCCTGGTGGCGTCCCCGCGCGTCAGCGGGcagggagaggaggaaacaGCGCTCGCCGTGGCGGCGCGGCTGTTGCCCCGGCTGGCCGCCTCCTTCGGGGATGGGTACATGCAGCTGTTCggcggctccaacctcgcgctccacggcggcggcggccaggtCCGCATCGCCCTCGACGAGAGGACAGGTGCAGTGCCGCTCGGTGCTCTGGGTCCGCATCGCCCTTCTGTTCTGGTTGATCTTTATCTACTCCTGGATTGAGTTCTTGGATTGGTTCTTCAGGTGCTGGATTCGCGTCGCGGGGCGCGTACCTTTACGGCTTCTTCAGCGCCAGCATCAAGCTGCCGGCCGACTACACTGCCGGCGTCGTCGTCGCCTTTTATGTAACATGCTTTCTTCCCCTTCTTTTTCATTGcccttttttgaaaaaaaagaagaacatGTTTGGATTCATCCGGAATGAAATCACATTTCATTCAGATTCATTAcccttttttagaaaaaaagaaaaaaatagagtagCCAGTTTGCTCAAAGTGTAGCacctttttctttattttttgattCCATAGAGTGCTGCACATTTCATGACTTGGTGTTTGAAAAACTGATCGCTGTAGAGcaaaagtaaaaatattttgcacTTGTTTGATCAACTTATCCGATCAAATTGTGCTTTATCATCGTGCATTATGTGCTTCTCCCTTACTAGTGTTTCCAAAAATGGCCACAACGAATAAAGAAATGAACTTGCGTAATTAAAAtgcaggtttttttttttttttgccatgccTTCTGAAAtccttaaacttcgtctccggAAATCTCATCATACTTTTAATTGGGGTTGCTGAATGCTAGATGTCGAACGGCGACGTGTATGAGAAGACGCACGACGAGCTGGACTTTGAGTTTCTGGGGAACATCAGGGGGAGGGAATGGAGGGTGCAGACCAATGTGTATGGCAACGGCAGCACGTCGGTCGGCAGGGAGGAGAGGTACCGCCTGTGGTTTGATCCGACGGAGGACTTCCACCGGTATGCCATCCTCTGGAGCCACGACAGGATCGTGTAAGAAAATCCCTCCCCCCCTCCTCTAACAAAGTGACAAGTTATATCATTCTTTGGTCGTCAATCCAACAAAGTATTTGCTTACATTGGGCCACATTACTTGTGAATCTGTATTGTGTTGAAAAATATGGAAGAAACCGAAGGAAGGGAACAGGCTGAAAAACAAGTGCTAGAATTCATATGAGTTGTCTGCCATATACTCTGAATAAATACTTCTAGGGCTTCTTCATGCTTCTAATCTCACGAACAGAGAAGTGGCGATAAGATccatttcaagaaaaaaatcacTTGGTTGCAAATATTGGGGTTATTGTATCTTGCAAAAATAGTTTGTACTTGTAACAAAAGCTTACTATAACACAGTTGCTGTTGTTTCCGACTATACTTCAATTACTTGCTCTCATTTgcacaaaaaaaatattgatttcAAATGGCTTATCGATATGTTTTAACCCTTTTTTGTTGCGTTATGTCCTACTAAGATGAGACGAGATGGGTTTGTGGCTATTTGCATTCTTAGATGTCATATGTACTAGCTCTTCACCGTAGCAATATTATCTCTTCTATGTTTGATCTGGCTGTCCTTGTGCTCGTGCAGTGTACTGAAACAAACCAATAATTACCATTATTACCTGCTAGTACATTTGTCATTGCCCCTTCTGCTTTACCCCACCTTCGTGATTGGGGGAGAGAGTTATATTTTCATTCTTTACCGCTGATAGGTATCCCACATTTAATTACTTTAATAATGCCAGTACTGATGACTGAAATTGAGCTCAAAGACATTCCACAAAAGGGTAATGCAAGCACTGGAAAGTAACAGAGTTTCAGGATTTATCTGCTTAGGAAAAAAATGGTTCAGAGCATCTTATCAGCCCCGTCTCATGCTCTCATGTACTCAAATGCCTTGaataaattttgtttttcttttgaaggAAAACCTTGAATAAGTATTGGTTTGAAAGCACCCGTTCAGGCCATAAAAATATTGTGAATCAAATAATTATAAACAAAGTATAGTTTGTTTCTTGTCCTCAATTTACACTTTTTCATCACTGCATTTCCTATGGGATAAAACTGAATTAGTTTTCCTTCACACTCGACTTAAGCATTCCCCTTTTTGTCTCTTTGCATGATCTCTCCTCTACCTGATATCCTTTCACCAAGATTCTTGCACTGCCTTTCATTGCACACCTGCCTTCCCAACAATGATACAAAGCTATTATGATCAGTCACAAGCAAAAGTTTCTGGTTTCATGTACCTGGAAGAGAAACTGGAAAAGTTGACACCACTCACTAGACCACAACAGCTTTTTCGTCATGTGCTTTCCAATGGTGAGGTTCATGCATAAAAAATgccatcttcttttttttgccaTTCTTAAAATATTTTAAGTGGCACTTTAAATAGTGTGCCTTTTCTACTGACCTGTTAACTTGAGTTTTCAAAATGTACAACCTGGCACATTTACTATTGAAATTAATGTAGAAAACTTCGAATATTTCAGCACCAAACTTCAGCACATTGTTAGTTGGTACTTACTGATATGGTCAGCAGTACAGGCCAGGGAAATATTTCTGGAATAGTACACGTTTGAAATTTCCTATGAACAGAAGGTATCCATATGTGGTACAGTTCTTTCTTTCTAAGGTGCCATAGTACGCGACTTTGGACTTGACTGACATACTCTCTAGTACCAGAAAATTTGCGTTCACTGATAATAACATTACTTATTatgtttaaaaaatttgaaCCCTAAATGAGTGAGATATGTTCTTATATGCTGCTGTGTACAAAGTACAAACGAAAGCTATATTTTCAAGCAGCTAAATTTCTGGTCTAAatcttctctcttcttctcattTGGGATTCTTTTTGTTGTGACCTATGTCAACACAGAAGTGCTTCTGCAAGACAGAAACTGAAACTGACATATCAGGAATGTTGCTTCATAGTTCTCATCAGATGACTCTCCTTTTGCAGATTCTACATTGACGAAACGCCGATCAGGGAGGTTGTGAGGACCGAATCCATGGGTGCTCAATTCCCCTCCAAGCCAATGTCACTCTACGCAACCATTTGGGACGGCTCCAGCTGGGCCACCTCCGGAGGCCGCTACAAGGTGGATTACAAGTACGCGCCCTTTGTCGCGGAGCTTGCCGACCTCACGCTGCATGGCTGCGCCGTCGACAGCTTGACCTGCACACCGGACAATGTTAGTGTCCATACTACGGTGGCAATGTCCGGCAGGCAGCGGTCGGCGATGAAGAGGTTTAGGACAAAGTACATGACTTACAGTTACTGCTACGACCGTCTCCGGTACTCTAGGCCTCAGCCAGAGTGTGACGTTGGTCCTGAGGCCGAGCTGTTCCTCCCGACCGGCGAGGCGACGTTCATGGACCGCCATGGGCGGGGCAAGCGCCACCGGCGTGGTTCAGTGGATTCAGCGCTCTGACAATAAGGAATGTACAATGTTCTTGTGGCATTCTCATCGCCATATATATAATTGGCTCATGCATTGGATGAAAGATTGTACTGCACCTGTCCGGTTTGCTTGTTGGGGTGGATATCCTGCTACCTAAGCTCAGCTTGTTAAGCTCTGCTCGGCTGGTTAAGCAGACTAGCTAAACTTGGGCTTCGTCAAATAAATGGTTGAGCTATCTCGTGAGCTTACTCAATGAAACGTGACCAACTAATCTCAAAATACCATACAGACATTATGAGACGTCATCAATATCTTGAACTCGCATAATTGTTATGAGAAAAGAATATCTGTAATCCCTACATGGCTACTCGCTACTTCACGTAATTGCAAACTAGCTTGCATTAGCTCAGCGCCGATTTGCGACGACTCATCGGCACCTTTAAACCGGCACAGGCGCTATTGACCGATGACGAGGCGGAGGGGCCTGGGGACATCTTCCAGCTCTAAATAGGAAGCGAAATTAGATAGCGGAGAAGTGCGTTAGTTTGTATGTGATGAGATATTGATAATAGTTGATGTGTTTTGAATTTAGTATGTGTTCGTGGATGTTTGTTTTGGTTAATGTTTAACTTGAGTTGGCGGTATTTGGAATTggtgaattcttctctgtatgTAGAAAATTTACAGATACTGAAAATTCCGGTATGGACAGTGTATACtcatcggactatttcttgtagagagcaatttttcgaacgaaattggagatcaatgcatcAGAAGATCTGGTGAGTGTGATGGCTACATCGGAGGgtagcactggagcattttcagtgctatAACAGAAATGAAAAcaaacactggatgatccggtgattgGCTTTGAGAGTGctagagtattttctgcagagagaagatttttgatgtcaagtttgattatgtacgttGGATAGCTCGGTGCTGAGATTGTGGACACCGGAGAATGCACCAGACCTTTTCTTACAAAGAGCAAAATTTTACTAGaatagatagtgttacactcatcggatggtccggtgttcagagcaGAACACactagaacatccggtgttcacgttttctacaGGATGTACTCTGAGTTAAAGTTTTTGATGTAATGCTAACGTAAAGATATTTTGAAGTGTGGAGAAATACGTTTGCTCGTTTCAAGgtgtacaggtgatggatgcaacttgacggtcgacggtgGGTGATCGCGTGATAATTATGTCAAGACGGGTTGCTTCAATTTAGAGTGTCCTGGTTACGTTCTTAAAGCTGATGCACGTACAATTCCAGGAGTTGGAATATCGATTCAGTCTCTGATCCTGATGGAGTAAAACGTAGCATCATCTTTAAAGTTTTCAAggtattaatatatttatatctttCCTCAgtgtaagagaaaaatataAGACTTTGATATGGCATATTTGTATCAACCTTGATGTCCTCCATTTCCTTTAACAAAAAATGCAGGACAGTTCTGGCGATTGGTTAGTGCACCTCGGATTTGACTCAGAGCCATATTTAATTGGGCACTTTCTTAAATCCCTATTCACTAGCTTGGGTGACAAAGCAAATGTTATGTGGCAACTCGTACAAACAATTTTGCTCCAATGGGAAGTGGACTGCTATCGAACAATGCGAAAGCTGCATCGTTTAGCAATATTATGCTTATTGATCAGAATGGTCAAACGTCCAAGATTCAGGAAGATTGGTCTGCATTTGTGACAGATAAGGTGATCTATTCTGTGTCTTCAGTCAGTCCTGGGGGAAAGTTCACCTATGGTGGCCCTTTGGCATGAGAAGCAAGCAACATGATGTGCTACTCTATTGAATCAGACAACATAATCAGTGTTCCTTCTTATTCtgaacttgttatttgcaaacaTGTTGCTCGTTAGTTCTCATTTAGGATTTTGATAAACATCAAGCGGACAGTATTGTAGACTTTCAGTTCCAAGTGATTTGTATGTTGGGAGTCAATCTGATATATTCTCTGAGGTTCTTTTTGTGATGAAGTAACCAGGAAGTTGGCACGAAATAAAAGACGCTATGGTGAGGAAGTTGTGGATACTCAATCTGCTATTTTATGGGCCAGGGATGCAGCTGTGGATCTTATACAGACAAACAAGCGAGAACAAGCACCGAAACAGGCAGCGGTGACTCGCTAATGGTTGCCTCCACCGCCAGGATGGCTTAAATGCCACACAGATGGCGCTTTTTTACCCGACGTATAACACCCTATGTTTTAACATTTAGAGTTTAGCAAAAATCacacattttttaaaaaatctaattaattaaaggCACATTAAAattaaggaaatatatattcaatataagtatatatgcatatgtatatatacttattATAAATAtgaacttatatatatatatatatatatatatatatatatatatatatatatatatatatatatatatatatatgctattcTACATCCTAGGTATAACATATTATTCTACACCTATT is a genomic window of Phragmites australis chromosome 24, lpPhrAust1.1, whole genome shotgun sequence containing:
- the LOC133906915 gene encoding probable xyloglucan endotransglucosylase/hydrolase protein 28, whose translation is MAHPFFRLPLLLLLLVASPRVSGQGEEETALAVAARLLPRLAASFGDGYMQLFGGSNLALHGGGGQVRIALDERTGAGFASRGAYLYGFFSASIKLPADYTAGVVVAFYMSNGDVYEKTHDELDFEFLGNIRGREWRVQTNVYGNGSTSVGREERYRLWFDPTEDFHRYAILWSHDRIVFYIDETPIREVVRTESMGAQFPSKPMSLYATIWDGSSWATSGGRYKVDYKYAPFVAELADLTLHGCAVDSLTCTPDNVSVHTTVAMSGRQRSAMKRFRTKYMTYSYCYDRLRYSRPQPECDVGPEAELFLPTGEATFMDRHGRGKRHRRGSVDSAL